From a single Populus nigra chromosome 18, ddPopNigr1.1, whole genome shotgun sequence genomic region:
- the LOC133677907 gene encoding uncharacterized protein LOC133677907 isoform X2 — translation MASPTPSLLSQIPMENQKQELLPDEEEQVLSLQRHCSSSDDDGGGNNNNTTSANTALLVDIFSTNGNENANETRISSLISSSSNNNLNEDSETPKVGVSSPCTVSPHKHSGDDDKDKDESEERAHHLNSVYFDQHHGADSINGASGVNCGGVTCSVLDTSPRYAEVLVKNSEIQKSLVKDDNLQLGENMDNEGFSGSGLTPLEDTFEEHNFKSKPSDSETRVVGDLDLIEEIDQEMTEFDVEKVLEKQNTHDLYCPNCNSCITRRVILRRRRWKNRNARRKPKHAKVDTIVPSESNGNSTYSDANSADSASGPGHDIANICSNDSPTSAVDDHNCDREPDVFRCLSCFSFFIPAGNGFKLFRVSSTENENVQDPQKISTANTNWFFSIFATHKRKTTTEQGNAAVDHTQVRGMNQDASSGFPNNFTSSNGNDHSVMPHAERTIVKTGEHPESSYSKPHQSGAESLNPSTMEPLLLDKSPQGINLKSNLTSRNGILADQNAPLLSVDLPSVESSSIAGILNNMGGASLKPGMGIVSSSRETKFNETALISAREKSGDAAGNSGGSLMNHAIMDTVQLLPYSSGSMEGLKENAPFRPQGGVNPPEYSTSKSLIPEQSEIQIEEKFNMEKGNEKPLQNGQASSTQGTSLSSQLYSEGGFINDAALKHHEVGKGSLNSLSQGTSRPEKEKVNIGENEVNAMENKNIGNDVIVTIEKEPPKRGDSEIVCIDSVEPTSLLNSANQTNASERKGAGVGESWQWEILKSIVYGGLIESITSLGVVSSAAGAGAGTLNIIALGLANLIGGLFIIGHNLVDLKNDRSNQVNEQEDRYQETLGRRDNFSLHATLSILSFLIFGLLPPVLYGFSFRKSDDRDLKLAAVNGASLFCIILLAIGKAHIQRKQPKPYISTVLYFLCIGLMASGASYVVGDLISKLLQKISGFESNLPYPGLKPTEPTTTWASY, via the exons ATGGCATCCCCTACTCCCTCCCTCCTTAGCCAAATACCAATGGAAAATCAGAAACAAGAATTGTTGCCCGATGAGGAGGAGCAAGTGCTGTCTCTTCAAAGGCATTGCAGCAGCAGCGACGACGACGGCGGcggcaacaacaacaacacaacTTCTGCAAACACTGCTCTGCTCGTTGATATTTTTTCTACCAATGGTAATGAAAATGCAAATGAAACTAGAATTAGTAGCCttatcagcagcagcagcaataacAATCTTAACGAGGACTCAGAGACTCCGAAAGTAGGAGTATCATCACCCTGTACTGTATCTCCGCATAAACACAGTGGGGATGATGATAAGGACAAGGatgagagtgaagagagagccCATCACCTAAACAGCGTTTACTTTGACCAACACCATG GTGCTGATTCCATTAATGGAGCTTCTGGCGTGAACTGTGGTGGTGTTACATGTTCTGTTTTGGACACAAGTCCCAGATATGCGGAAGTCCTTGTAAAGAATTCTGAGATTCAGAAAAGTCTAGTCAAGGATGACAACCTTCAATTAGGGGAAAATATGGATAATGAAGGGTTTTCTGGTTCAGGTCTTACACCTTTAGAAGACACATTCGAAGAAcacaattttaaatcaaaaccttCTGACAGTGAAACTAGAGTAGTTGGAGATTTGGACTTGATAGAAGAAATAGACCAGGAAATGACAGAATTCGATGTTGAGAAGGTGTTAGAGAAGCAGAATACACATGATTTGTATTGCCCTAACTGTAATTCCTGTATTACAAGAAGGGTTATCCTTCGTAGAAGAAGATGGAAGAATCGAAATGCACGTCGTAAACCAAAACACGCCAAAGTTGACACAATTGTTCCCTCTGAATCGAATGGCAATTCTACCTATTCAGATGCCAATTCTGCTGATTCAGCCAGTGGTCCGGGTCATGATATAGCTAACATTTGTTCAAACGATAGCCCAACATCTGCAGTCGATGATCATAATTGCGATAGAGAACCAGATGTATTCAGATGCTTATCATGCTTCAGCTTCTTTATTCCTGCAG GGAATGGTTTTAAATTGTTTCGGGTATCATCCACTGAGAATGAAAATGTTCAAGATCCTCAGAAGATATCAACAGCCAACACAAATTGGTTCTTCTCTATTTTTGCAACTCATAAGAGGAAAACAACCACTGAGCAAG GTAATGCTGCAGTGGACCATACTCAAGTACGTGGAATGAATCAGGACGCCTCATCAGGCTTCCCTAACAATTTTACATCCTCAAATGGAAATGATCATTCTGTAATGCCACATGCTGAAAGAACTATAGTCAAAACGGGAGAACATCCAGAAAGTTCTTATTCTAAGCCTCACCAAAGTGGAGCAGAATCTCTGAATCCTTCAACAATGGAGCCTTTATTGCTTGATAAATCACCACAAGGAATAAACCTGAAGTCCAATTTGACATCTAGGAATGGGATACTTGCAGATCAAAATGCTCCTCTCCTTTCTGTTGATTTACCATCGGTTGAATCCTCTTCAATTGCaggaatattaaataatatgggAGGTGCATCTCTTAAACCTGGAATGGGGATTGTAAGTTCTTCAAGGGaaacaaaattcaatgaaaCTGCATTGATCAGTGCTAGAGAGAAATCAGGTGATGCAGCTGGAAACTCAG GTGGGTCTTTAATGAACCATGCTATCATGGATACTGTTCAACTGTTACCATACTCTTCAGGTAGCATGGAAGGTCTAAAGGAAAATGCACCGTTTAGACCTCAAGGTGGAGTGAATCCTCCAGAGTATTCAACTTCCAAATCTTTAATCCCTGAGCAGTCAGAGATACAAATAGAAGAGAAATTCAACATGGAAAAAGGGAATGAAAAACCTTTACAAAATGGCCAGGCCTCGTCAACACAAGGAACTTCATTGTCCTCTCAATTATATTCTGAAGGAGGATTTATAAATGATGCTGCTTTGAAACACCATGAAGTAGGAAAAGGTTCTCTAAATTCTTTGAGCCAAGGAACCTCAAGGCCTGAAAAAGAGAAAGTCAATATAGGAGAAAATGAAGTTAATGCtatggaaaacaaaaatatag GGAATGATGTCATAGTCACCATTGAAAAGGAGCCACCAAAACGTGGAGATTCTGAGATTGTCTGTATTGATTCAGTGGAACCTACAAGCTTGCTGAACAGTGCGAACCAGACAAATGCGAGTGAACGAAAAGGTGCTGGAGTAGGTGAATCCTGGCAATGGGAGATTTTAAAAAGCATTGTATATGGTGGTTTAATAGAATCAATTACAAGTCTAGGTGTAGTGTCTTCTGCTGCTGGTGCTGGTGCCGGAACTT TGAACATTATAGCACTTGGCTTGGCAAATTTGATAGGAGGGCTTTTCATAATTGGTCATAAT CTTGTGGATCTGAAAAATGATCGTTCCAATCAAGTGAATGAGCAGGAGGATCGATACCAAGAAACACTAGGACGAAGGGACAACTTTTCATTACATGCAACACTATCTATTTTATCATTCCTTATTTTTGGGCTACTGCCTCCTGTCCTGTATGGATTCTCGTTTCGGAAGAGTGATGATAGAGATCTCAAGCTTGCAGCAGTTAATGGGGCCTCCCTTTTTTGCATCATATTGCTTGCTATAGGTAAGGCCCACATTCAGAGGAAGCAGCCCAAGCCATACATCAGCACTGTATTATACTTCTTATGCATTGGGCTTATGGCCTCGGGCGCTTCTTATGTAGTTGGGGACCTCATCAGTAAGCTATTGCAGAAAATAAGTGGGTTTGAGTCTAACTTGCCATATCCGGGGTTGAAACCAACGGAGCCGACGACGACATGGGCATCTTATTGA
- the LOC133677907 gene encoding uncharacterized protein LOC133677907 isoform X1, whose amino-acid sequence MASPTPSLLSQIPMENQKQELLPDEEEQVLSLQRHCSSSDDDGGGNNNNTTSANTALLVDIFSTNGNENANETRISSLISSSSNNNLNEDSETPKVGVSSPCTVSPHKHSGDDDKDKDESEERAHHLNSVYFDQHHGIWKCHHCNWTYCVGTPCFDHKECSHTHTHTHTHSLINLKNFNQQQPCLVFGTKGADSINGASGVNCGGVTCSVLDTSPRYAEVLVKNSEIQKSLVKDDNLQLGENMDNEGFSGSGLTPLEDTFEEHNFKSKPSDSETRVVGDLDLIEEIDQEMTEFDVEKVLEKQNTHDLYCPNCNSCITRRVILRRRRWKNRNARRKPKHAKVDTIVPSESNGNSTYSDANSADSASGPGHDIANICSNDSPTSAVDDHNCDREPDVFRCLSCFSFFIPAGNGFKLFRVSSTENENVQDPQKISTANTNWFFSIFATHKRKTTTEQGNAAVDHTQVRGMNQDASSGFPNNFTSSNGNDHSVMPHAERTIVKTGEHPESSYSKPHQSGAESLNPSTMEPLLLDKSPQGINLKSNLTSRNGILADQNAPLLSVDLPSVESSSIAGILNNMGGASLKPGMGIVSSSRETKFNETALISAREKSGDAAGNSGGSLMNHAIMDTVQLLPYSSGSMEGLKENAPFRPQGGVNPPEYSTSKSLIPEQSEIQIEEKFNMEKGNEKPLQNGQASSTQGTSLSSQLYSEGGFINDAALKHHEVGKGSLNSLSQGTSRPEKEKVNIGENEVNAMENKNIGNDVIVTIEKEPPKRGDSEIVCIDSVEPTSLLNSANQTNASERKGAGVGESWQWEILKSIVYGGLIESITSLGVVSSAAGAGAGTLNIIALGLANLIGGLFIIGHNLVDLKNDRSNQVNEQEDRYQETLGRRDNFSLHATLSILSFLIFGLLPPVLYGFSFRKSDDRDLKLAAVNGASLFCIILLAIGKAHIQRKQPKPYISTVLYFLCIGLMASGASYVVGDLISKLLQKISGFESNLPYPGLKPTEPTTTWASY is encoded by the exons ATGGCATCCCCTACTCCCTCCCTCCTTAGCCAAATACCAATGGAAAATCAGAAACAAGAATTGTTGCCCGATGAGGAGGAGCAAGTGCTGTCTCTTCAAAGGCATTGCAGCAGCAGCGACGACGACGGCGGcggcaacaacaacaacacaacTTCTGCAAACACTGCTCTGCTCGTTGATATTTTTTCTACCAATGGTAATGAAAATGCAAATGAAACTAGAATTAGTAGCCttatcagcagcagcagcaataacAATCTTAACGAGGACTCAGAGACTCCGAAAGTAGGAGTATCATCACCCTGTACTGTATCTCCGCATAAACACAGTGGGGATGATGATAAGGACAAGGatgagagtgaagagagagccCATCACCTAAACAGCGTTTACTTTGACCAACACCATG GAATATGGAAATGTCACCACTGCAATTGGACCTACTGCGTTGGAACTCCCTGTTTTGATCATAAAGAGTGCTCgcacacgcacacgcacacTCACACGCACAGCCTCATAAAtctcaaaaattttaatcaacAGCAACCATGTTTGGTTTTTGGAACTAAAG GTGCTGATTCCATTAATGGAGCTTCTGGCGTGAACTGTGGTGGTGTTACATGTTCTGTTTTGGACACAAGTCCCAGATATGCGGAAGTCCTTGTAAAGAATTCTGAGATTCAGAAAAGTCTAGTCAAGGATGACAACCTTCAATTAGGGGAAAATATGGATAATGAAGGGTTTTCTGGTTCAGGTCTTACACCTTTAGAAGACACATTCGAAGAAcacaattttaaatcaaaaccttCTGACAGTGAAACTAGAGTAGTTGGAGATTTGGACTTGATAGAAGAAATAGACCAGGAAATGACAGAATTCGATGTTGAGAAGGTGTTAGAGAAGCAGAATACACATGATTTGTATTGCCCTAACTGTAATTCCTGTATTACAAGAAGGGTTATCCTTCGTAGAAGAAGATGGAAGAATCGAAATGCACGTCGTAAACCAAAACACGCCAAAGTTGACACAATTGTTCCCTCTGAATCGAATGGCAATTCTACCTATTCAGATGCCAATTCTGCTGATTCAGCCAGTGGTCCGGGTCATGATATAGCTAACATTTGTTCAAACGATAGCCCAACATCTGCAGTCGATGATCATAATTGCGATAGAGAACCAGATGTATTCAGATGCTTATCATGCTTCAGCTTCTTTATTCCTGCAG GGAATGGTTTTAAATTGTTTCGGGTATCATCCACTGAGAATGAAAATGTTCAAGATCCTCAGAAGATATCAACAGCCAACACAAATTGGTTCTTCTCTATTTTTGCAACTCATAAGAGGAAAACAACCACTGAGCAAG GTAATGCTGCAGTGGACCATACTCAAGTACGTGGAATGAATCAGGACGCCTCATCAGGCTTCCCTAACAATTTTACATCCTCAAATGGAAATGATCATTCTGTAATGCCACATGCTGAAAGAACTATAGTCAAAACGGGAGAACATCCAGAAAGTTCTTATTCTAAGCCTCACCAAAGTGGAGCAGAATCTCTGAATCCTTCAACAATGGAGCCTTTATTGCTTGATAAATCACCACAAGGAATAAACCTGAAGTCCAATTTGACATCTAGGAATGGGATACTTGCAGATCAAAATGCTCCTCTCCTTTCTGTTGATTTACCATCGGTTGAATCCTCTTCAATTGCaggaatattaaataatatgggAGGTGCATCTCTTAAACCTGGAATGGGGATTGTAAGTTCTTCAAGGGaaacaaaattcaatgaaaCTGCATTGATCAGTGCTAGAGAGAAATCAGGTGATGCAGCTGGAAACTCAG GTGGGTCTTTAATGAACCATGCTATCATGGATACTGTTCAACTGTTACCATACTCTTCAGGTAGCATGGAAGGTCTAAAGGAAAATGCACCGTTTAGACCTCAAGGTGGAGTGAATCCTCCAGAGTATTCAACTTCCAAATCTTTAATCCCTGAGCAGTCAGAGATACAAATAGAAGAGAAATTCAACATGGAAAAAGGGAATGAAAAACCTTTACAAAATGGCCAGGCCTCGTCAACACAAGGAACTTCATTGTCCTCTCAATTATATTCTGAAGGAGGATTTATAAATGATGCTGCTTTGAAACACCATGAAGTAGGAAAAGGTTCTCTAAATTCTTTGAGCCAAGGAACCTCAAGGCCTGAAAAAGAGAAAGTCAATATAGGAGAAAATGAAGTTAATGCtatggaaaacaaaaatatag GGAATGATGTCATAGTCACCATTGAAAAGGAGCCACCAAAACGTGGAGATTCTGAGATTGTCTGTATTGATTCAGTGGAACCTACAAGCTTGCTGAACAGTGCGAACCAGACAAATGCGAGTGAACGAAAAGGTGCTGGAGTAGGTGAATCCTGGCAATGGGAGATTTTAAAAAGCATTGTATATGGTGGTTTAATAGAATCAATTACAAGTCTAGGTGTAGTGTCTTCTGCTGCTGGTGCTGGTGCCGGAACTT TGAACATTATAGCACTTGGCTTGGCAAATTTGATAGGAGGGCTTTTCATAATTGGTCATAAT CTTGTGGATCTGAAAAATGATCGTTCCAATCAAGTGAATGAGCAGGAGGATCGATACCAAGAAACACTAGGACGAAGGGACAACTTTTCATTACATGCAACACTATCTATTTTATCATTCCTTATTTTTGGGCTACTGCCTCCTGTCCTGTATGGATTCTCGTTTCGGAAGAGTGATGATAGAGATCTCAAGCTTGCAGCAGTTAATGGGGCCTCCCTTTTTTGCATCATATTGCTTGCTATAGGTAAGGCCCACATTCAGAGGAAGCAGCCCAAGCCATACATCAGCACTGTATTATACTTCTTATGCATTGGGCTTATGGCCTCGGGCGCTTCTTATGTAGTTGGGGACCTCATCAGTAAGCTATTGCAGAAAATAAGTGGGTTTGAGTCTAACTTGCCATATCCGGGGTTGAAACCAACGGAGCCGACGACGACATGGGCATCTTATTGA